From Danio aesculapii chromosome 18, fDanAes4.1, whole genome shotgun sequence, a single genomic window includes:
- the LOC130245950 gene encoding C-factor-like — translation MIHAFKNCSNLMITGASRGLGLQIVESLAKGGFSPGKIIATARNPDGAKELQKLAEEYQNIHIIKLDVISQESIERAAAEVEELVQEEGLNCLINNAGINVVANLETVTADQMLENFHTNSVAPLMITKAMLPLLKRAAAKGTGMGIHRAAVINITSLLGSVELYWGDRANTFKWYPYRTSKSALNMVTRCLAVDLEADGILCMALHPGWVRTDMGGPEAPLSPEESISSVLSVIGGLTEKDHGSFLHYTGETLPW, via the exons ATGATTCACGCGTTTAAAAACTGTTCAAACTTAATGATCACCGGGGCCAGTCGAGGCCTCGGGCTGCAGATAGTTGAAAGTCTGGCAAAGGGAGGCTTCTCCCCCGGGAAGATTATCGCCACTGCGCGGAATCCAGATGGAGCCAAG GAACTACAAAAGTTGGCGGAAGAGTACCAAAACATACACATTATTAAACTGG ATGTCATCAGTCAGGAGAGTATAGAAAGAGCTGCGGCTGAGGTGGAAGAGCTTGTTCAAGAGGAGGGTCTCAACTGCCTCATCAACAATGCCGGAATCAATGTTGTGGCAAACCTAGAGACCGTGACCGCAGACCAGATGCTGGAAAACTTCCACACCAACTCTGTTGCCCCTTTGATGATCACCAAG GCCATGCTTCCTCTGCTGAAGCGAGCAGCTGCAAAGGGGACGGGGATGGGGATCCACAGAGCGGCAGTCATCAATATAACGTCTCTACTGGGTTCAGTTGAGCTCTACTGGGGTGATCGTGCCAACACTTTCAAATGGTACCCTTACAGAACATCGAAG AGCGCACTGAACATGGTCACCAGATGCTTGGCAGTGGATCTCGAGGCAGATGGGATCCTGTGTATGGCTCTCCATCCAGGCTGGGTGCGCACTGATATGGGTGGACCTGAA GCACCATTGAGCCCTGAAGAAAGTATTTCCTCTGTCTTGTCTGTGATTGGTGGATTAACCGAAAAGGATCATGGGTCATTTCTGCATTATACTGGGGAAACACTTCCCTGGTGA
- the LOC130245787 gene encoding synaptotagmin-1-like, with protein sequence MVFMALSLRLLFSEQVEYSILAISAVVFLVALGFLIWQIYRYCTQFPVLQRADGLPAKRGGFQNGKQAMNEVQYEELSHRLSPGTSCTNLGSNLDLASLEDLEEENIHGSLRFSLFYDQLQSKLVVTVLDAQDLAVRDFSHSVDPFVWVRLMWAERENKDQNSMQCLLHEWQTRIVKKSCSPVFGDQFSCTLAEDEVSRVTVRFEVRDFDKYSRHGVLGEARASLNTLKISYPLELRQDLQVPRKDIVGEALLSLKYMPTSQRLEVGVLKIHTVCHHNKTERALYARTIVTCNQSRLRHQRTTQKKRREVTVFNEVMTFVLPDQQIKECSIEVSVYEIQPSRKSSKNLIGHIQVKKNKTGENEHWKQMMQSLRQPVANWHLIYI encoded by the exons ATGGTGTTTATGGCTTTGAGTCTTCGACTgcttttctctgagcaagttgaGTATAGTATCTTGGCCATATCTGCTGTTGTTTTCCTTGTAGCCCTCGGCTTTTTGATATGGCAAATTTACCGCTACTGTACACAGTTTCCCGTTTTACAAAGAGCTG ATGGCCTGCCAGCAAAAAGAGGAGGTTTTCAGAATGGTAAACAAGCTATG AATGAGGTTCAGTATGAGGAACTGAGCCACAGACTGTCGCCCGGCACATCCTGCACTAACCTGGGAAGCAATTTAGACCTGGCAAGCTTGGAGGATCTGGAAGAAGAGAATATCCATGGATCTCTGCGATTTTCACTGTTCTACGATCAGCTGCAGTCCAAACTGGTGGTGACAGTGCTGGATGCCCAGGATCTGGCCGTACGAGACTTCAGTCACAGCGTGGACCCTTTCGTCTGGGTGCGTTTAATGTGGgcagagagagaaaataaagatCAGAACTCAATGCAGTGCTTGCTGCACGAATGGCAGACGCGTATTGTTAAAAAAAGCTGCAGTCCTGTGTTTGGAGATCAGTTCTCTTGCACTTTAGCTGAGGATGAAGTATCAAGGGTCACTGTTAGATTTGAG gttAGGGATTTTGATAAATACTCAAGACATGGAGTTCTGGGAGAGGCCCGTGCTTCTCTGAACACATTGAAGATCTCTTATCCCCTGGAGTTAAGACAGGATCTACAAGTACCCAGAAAA GATATAGTTGGAGAGGCGCTGCTATCTCTGAAATACATGCCTACATCTCAGAGGCTGGAAGTGGGAGTGTTGAAGATCCACACAGTCTGCCATCATAATAAGACTGAGAGAG CTCTCTACGCCAGAACTATTGTGACCTGCAACCAGAGCAGGCTTCGCCATCAGAGGACAACGCAGAAGAAACGCAGGGAGGTCACTGTGTTTAATGAGGTGATGACCTTTGTGTTGCCAGATCAACAGATTAAAGAGTGCTCCATTGAGGTGTCTGTTTACGAGATTCAGCCTTCAAGGAAGTCCTCCAAGAACCTGATTGGCCACATCCAAGTGAAAAAGAACAAAACAGGCGAAAATGAGCACTGGAAGCAGATGATGCAATCATTAAGGCAACCAGTCGCAAATTGGCATTTAATCTACATCTGA